From a single Hymenobacter sp. YIM 151500-1 genomic region:
- a CDS encoding NAD(P)H-quinone oxidoreductase, with the protein MNAIVISQPGPAEVLRLHQLPRPKPAPHEVLIRVAAAGVNRPDVLLREGKYRGSGDVTGLVPGLEVAGTVEACGAAVSRWHPGDAVCALLAQGGYAEYAAVDARHCLPVPASWTYTEAASLPETVCTVWHNVFQRGQLRPGETLLVHGGSSGIGVTAVQLARALGSRVMATAGSAEKCAAVRALGADLVINYRTEDFEEALRTFGGADVVLDMVGGPYTVKNLRLLRDDGRLVFINAMQGAAAEFNALDLMARRLTITGSTLRPRSAEFKAALATAVEQHVWPLIATGQFRPVMHRTFPLAEAAEAHRLLESSRHIGKLVLEV; encoded by the coding sequence ATGAACGCCATCGTCATTTCCCAACCTGGCCCCGCCGAAGTGCTGCGCCTGCACCAGCTGCCGCGGCCCAAGCCAGCGCCCCACGAAGTGCTGATTCGGGTAGCCGCCGCTGGCGTCAACCGCCCCGATGTGCTGCTGCGCGAGGGCAAGTACCGCGGCAGCGGCGACGTAACCGGCCTGGTGCCGGGCCTGGAAGTGGCCGGCACCGTGGAAGCCTGCGGAGCAGCCGTGTCGCGCTGGCACCCCGGCGATGCCGTGTGTGCCCTGCTGGCCCAGGGCGGCTACGCTGAGTATGCCGCCGTGGACGCCCGTCACTGCCTGCCCGTGCCAGCCAGCTGGACCTATACCGAGGCGGCTTCCCTGCCCGAAACCGTGTGCACAGTGTGGCATAACGTGTTTCAGCGGGGGCAGCTCCGGCCCGGCGAAACCCTGCTGGTGCACGGGGGCAGCAGCGGCATCGGCGTCACGGCCGTGCAGCTGGCCCGCGCCCTGGGCAGCCGGGTGATGGCCACGGCCGGCTCGGCGGAGAAGTGTGCCGCCGTGCGCGCCCTGGGCGCCGACCTGGTAATAAACTACCGCACCGAAGACTTCGAGGAAGCCCTGCGCACCTTCGGCGGGGCCGATGTGGTGCTCGACATGGTGGGCGGGCCGTACACGGTCAAAAACCTGCGCCTGCTGCGCGACGATGGCCGCCTGGTCTTCATCAACGCCATGCAGGGCGCTGCAGCCGAGTTCAACGCCCTCGACCTGATGGCCCGCCGCCTCACCATTACCGGCAGCACCCTGCGCCCCCGCTCCGCCGAGTTCAAAGCCGCCCTGGCCACCGCCGTGGAGCAGCACGTATGGCCCCTGATAGCCACCGGCCAGTTCCGGCCCGTCATGCACCGCACTTTTCCGCTGGCCGAAGCTGCCGAAGCGCACCGCCTCCTGGAAAGCAGCCGCCACATCGGAAAGCTGGTGCTGGAAGTGTAG